In a single window of the Elaeis guineensis isolate ETL-2024a chromosome 4, EG11, whole genome shotgun sequence genome:
- the LOC105043800 gene encoding beta-amylase 3, chloroplastic: MASTLRLSTTFMTPTDPSKVHKTAEEFPSWVHVGIPKRACRLRAVRASSHHDVLERGAATPQAGRLHGLPGQRSGQGGTSARVPVYVMLPLDTVSASGGLSRARALNASLMALRSAGVEGVMADVWWGLVEKDGPMHYNWEAYMELVKMVEKNGLKLQMVMSFHQCGGNVGDSCSIPLPPWVLEEMSKDPDIVYTDRSGRRNPEYISLGCDTLPVLRGRTPIQVYADFMRSFRERFSDYLGDVIVEIQVGLGPCGELRYPSYPESNGTWRFPGIGEFQCYDKYMKASLQAAAIEIGQEGWGKGGPHDAGHYKQFPEDTGFFRREGTWNSDYGKFFLEWYSGKLLEHGDRILASAEGIFRGTGAKLSGKVAGIHWHYRTRSHAAELTAGYYNTRYRDGYLPVAQMLAKRGVVLNFTCMEMKDEQQPSHANCSPELLVQQVKKATKAAGAELAGENALERYDESAYSQVLATSRADPGIGLSAFTYLRMNKKLFEGENWRNFVAFAKSMSEGGRKVSLPKSDSMHSDLYVGFIGSKDRSSEGKVAASV, encoded by the exons ATGGCCTCAACTCTACGTTTATCAACCACCTTCATGACCCCAACGGACCCTAGCAAGGTCCACAAAACCGCCGAGGAGTTCCCGAGCTGGGTGCACGTCGGCATACCCAAGCGGGCGTGCCGCCTTCGGGCGGTGAGGGCGTCCAGCCACCACGACGTGCTGGAGCGAGGGGCGGCGACGCCGCAGGCCGGGCGGCTCCACGGGCTGCCGGGCCAGCGGAGCGGCCAAGGAGGGACGTCGGCGAGGGTGCCGGTGTACGTGATGCTGCCGCTGGACACGGTGTCGGCGTCGGGCGGGCTGAGCCGGGCGCGGGCGCTGAACGCCAGCCTGATGGCGTTGCGGAGCGCAGGAGTGGAGGGGGTGATGGCGGATGTGTGGTGGGGGTTGGTGGAGAAGGATGGACCCATGCATTACAACTGGGAGGCCTACATGGAGCTGGTGAAGATGGTGGAGAAGAATGGTCTCAAGCTCCAGATGGTCATGTCCTTCCACCAGTGTGGTGGCAACGTCGGAGACTCTTGCAG CATACCATTACCACCATGGGTTCTTGAGGAAATGAGCAAAGATCCAGATATCGTATACACGGACAGGTCAGGAAGGAGGAACCCAGAGTATATCTCCTTAGGCTGCGACACACTGCCAGTCCTGAGGGGCAGAACTCCCATCCAAGTCTATGCAGACTTCATGAGAAGTTTTCGCGAAAGATTCAGTGACTACCTTGGCGACGTGATTGTG GAAATTCAAGTGGGGCTGGGGCCTTGTGGAGAGCTGAGATATCCATCTTATCCCGAGAGCAACGGAACTTGGAGGTTTCCCGGGATCGGAGAATTCCAATGCTATGACAAG TACATGAAAGCTTCTCTGCAAGCTGCTGCTATTGAAATTGGACAAGAAGGATGGGGCAAGGGTGGACCGCATGATGCTGGGCACTACAAGCAGTTCCCTGAGGATACTGGTTTCTTCAGAAGAGAGGGAACATGGAACTCAGACTATGGGAAATTCTTCCTTGAATGGTACTCAGGAAAGCTCCTAGAGCATGGAGACCGTATCCTAGCATCTGCAGAGGGGATATTCCGTGGCACTGGTGCCAAACTATCTGGAAAGGTTGCAGGAATCCATTGGCATTACCGAACACGCTCTCACGCAGCAGAACTGACAGCTGGGTACTATAACACACGGTACAGAGATGGGTACCTTCCAGTAGCTCAGATGCTAGCAAAGAGGGGTGTGGTATTAAACTTTACATGCATGGAGATGAAAGATGAACAACAACCCAGTCATGCAAACTGTTCACCAGAATTGCTAGTCCAACAAGTGAAAAAAGCAACCAAAGCGGCCGGAGCAGAGCTCGCGGGGGAGAATGCATTGGAGAGATATGACGAGTCAGCATACTCACAGGTGTTGGCGACAAGTAGAGCAGATCCAGgaattggtttgagtgcattcaCATATCTCAGGATGaacaagaagttgtttgaaggaGAGAACTGGCGAAACTTTGTGGCATTTGCTAAGAGCATGTCAGAAGGTGGAAGAAAGGTTTCGCTTCCTAAGAGTGACTCCATGCACTCTGACCTCTATGTTGGTTTTATAGGAAGTAAAGACCGGAGCTCAGAGGGTAAGGTAGCTGCTTCCGTGTAA
- the LOC105043798 gene encoding uncharacterized protein translates to MLSAALRRAHHRSVEPRRPASPSPLPLSLFPSSSRTQDPPFPTPTPLSTTTAVEGFDPIDQFFPPRALPPLPLHPSLRREILLALARALKTVPTCLPALQALAFGFHPGPLASVLRSFPHPRPALAFFARSLPDLSTATVRSCCAATHLLAAADPALKPLSQDLLASLLHRIGPHRGAELLVWTEHHRSLRSYYTVLHLVLRAFLIAGMAPEALDVLRRIRGQGMTPSLSALAILLRLLFRAGDCESAWKLFRDMVGKGPRPSSRTFNTMILGSCWRGAISVGEGLLRVMHRFRCEPDASSYNILMKAHCVFGRSVDAFELFDSMLESGCGPTVITYSILIGALCQEGRMDEARMLFDDMEEEGIDSNTVTYNVLVDGYMKAGQIEKAHAVYREMKEKGLGPDCYTFNILAAGHRKFRKDWESEGNHLLDEVLKSEVLPDATMLDMLVSRFCWDRRLDDAWELLQNAVEEGMTVSVAGFNSVITGYSKEGLEEEAFDLYQIMVEAGLAPSTSTCNSLLMGLCKRGRLDDARMLLDKMIEKGYCMSTSAFTIYLDGCFRMGNTAAALRCWNDMEKQGIHPDVVGFSAYINGLCGANYMEEACEAFHEMCRRGLVPNNFTYNSLISGFCRAGNVAEALKLVSTMKQNGLVPDIFTTNIIINGFCRQGMLKMANNIFMEMYAVGLNPDVITYNTFISAYCRAFDMVNAMNLVNKMSSEGCEPDIFTYNIWIHCLCSSHMTNRAIKVLDELVSMGFVPNTVTYNTMMNGICSDVLDRAMILMGKLLKMAFVPNVTTVNLLLSHFCKQGLARRALIWGEKLRQVSTFDVTTRNILDRAYRDMQEDAEPLTAESGRSLFLEFLMRITYGSLHNCEPLTRKSLMITNTVDHGITKSSKMMDVR, encoded by the coding sequence ATGCTCTCCGCCGCGCTCCGCCGCGCGCACCATCGCTCCGTTGAACCACGCCGTCCTGCTTCTCCGTCGCCGCTGCCTCTTtccctctttccttcttcttcccgcaCCCAAGATCCCCCCTTTCCCACTCCAACCCCCCTTTCCACCACAACAGCCGTCGAAGGCTTCGACCCCATCGACCAGTTCTTCCCTCCCCGGGCCCTCCCTCCGCTGCCCCTCCACCCCTCCCTCCGCCGCGAAATCCTCCTTGCCCTCGCCCGCGCCCTCAAGACCGTCCCCACATGCCTACCCGCCCTCCAGGCCCTCGCTTTTGGCTTCCACCCTGGCCCCCTCGCCAGCGTTCTCCGCTCCTTCCCCCACCCCCGCCccgccctcgccttcttcgcccgCTCCCTCCCCGACCTCTCCACCGCCACCGTCCGCTCCTGCTGCGCCGCCACCCACCTCCTCGCCGCCGCCGACCCCGCCCTCAAACCCCTCTCGCAGGACCTCCTCGCCTCCCTCCTCCATCGAATAGGCCCCCATCGCGGCGCCGAGCTCCTCGTCTGGACCGAGCACCACCGGTCCCTCCGGTCCTACTATACCGTCCTCCATTTGGTTCTCCGCGCCTTCCTCATTGCTGGAATGGCTCCAGAAGCCTTAGACGTCTTGCGCCGGATCAGAGGCCAGGGGATGACACCAAGCCTGTCGGCATTGGCCATTCTTCTGAGACTGCTATTCCGGGCGGGTGATTGCGAGAGTGCCTGGAAATTGTTTAGAGACATGGTCGGGAAAGGACCTCGCCCAAGCTCGAGGACCTTCAATACAATGATTCTTGGATCTTGCTGGAGAGGGGCCATCTCGGTCGGGGAGGGCCTCCTTCGAGTAATGCACAGGTTTCGTTGCGAGCCCGATGCTTCCAGCTACAACATCTTGATGAAGGCACATTGTGTGTTTGGGCGGTCTGTCGATGCCTTTGAGTTGTTTGATTCAATGCTTGAATCTGGTTGTGGTCCGACTGTTATTACTTACAGCATACTTATTGGTGCTTTGTGTCAGGAGGGAAGAATGGACGAGGCAAGAATGCTTTTTGATGATATGGAAGAAGAGGGCATTGATTCTAATACAGTTACTTATAATGTTCTAGTTGATGGGTATATGAAGGCGGGGCAAATTGAGAAGGCGCATGCAGTCTATAGAGAGATGAAGGAGAAGGGACTGGGCCCTGATTGCTACACCTTCAACATTCTTGCTGCGGGGCATCGCAAGTTCCGGAAAGATTGGGAAAGTGAGGGCAACCATTTGTTGGATGAAGTGTTAAAATCAGAGGTGCTCCCAGATGCGACGATGCTGGACATGTTGGTTTCCAGGTTCTGTTGGGACAGGCGGTTGGATGATGCCTGGGAGCTTTTGCAGAATGCTGTAGAAGAGGGCATGACAGTGAGTGTTGCAGGTTTTAACTCGGTTATCACTGGCTATAGCAAGGAGGGATTGGAAGAGGAAGCTTTTGATTTATATCAGATTATGGTGGAGGCTGGTCTTGCACCCTCCACATCCACTTGCAACTCCTTGCTCATGGGCTTGTGCAAGAGAGGGAGATTGGATGATGCCAGGATGCTCCTAGATAAGATGATAGAAAAAGGCTATTGTATGAGTACATCTGCTTTCACAATCTATTTAGATGGGTGTTTCAGAATGGGCAATACGGCAGCTGCTTTGAGGTGTTGGAATGACATGGAGAAGCAAGGGATCCATCCCGATGTTGTTGGTTTCTCGGCCTACATTAATGGTCTCTGTGGAGCTAATTACATGGAAGAGGCATGTGAGGCTTTCCATGAAATGTGTAGGAGAGGATTGGTTCCAAACAATTTCACATACAActctttgatttctggattttgtAGGGCTGGTAATGTAGCTGAGGCTTTGAAATTGGTGAGCACAATGAAGCAGAATGGCCTTGTTCCTGATATTTTCACAACAAATATAATCATTAATGGATTCTGTAGACAGGGGATGTTGAAGATGGCGAATAACATTTTCATGGAAATGTATGCTGTTGGATTAAATCCGGATGTCATAACTTATAATACTTTTATCAGCGCTTACTGCAGGGCTTTTGATATGGTGAATGCAATGAACCTTGTGAATAAGATGTCTTCAGAGGGTTGTGAACCAGATATCTTCACATATAACATATGGATTCATTGCCTCTGTAGTAGTCATATGACAAACCGAGCCATTAAGGTGCTAGATGAACTTGTTTCCATGGGTTTTGTTCCTAATACAGTTACTTACAACACCATGATGAATGGCATCTGCAGTGATGTACTTGATCGTGCTATGATTCTGATGGGGAAATTGCTTAAGATGGCCTTTGTTCCCAATGTGACTACAGTTAACCTGCTGCTCTCTCATTTCTGCAAGCAAGGGCTGGCGAGGAGGGCCTTGATTTGGGGAGAAAAGCTTAGACAGGTCTCCACTTTTGATGTTACCACAAGGAATATACTTGACAGGGCCTACCGTGACATGCAAGAAGATGCAGAACCTTTGACAGCAGAGTCCGGTAGAAGCTTGTTTTTAGAATTTCTCATGCGCATTACTTATGGATCCTTACATAACTGTGAACCTTTAACACGTAAATCCTTGATGATCACTAATACTGTTGATCATGGAATTACCAAGTCTTCCAAGATGATGGATGTGAGATAG